One genomic segment of Camelus ferus isolate YT-003-E chromosome 19, BCGSAC_Cfer_1.0, whole genome shotgun sequence includes these proteins:
- the RAB5IF gene encoding uncharacterized protein RAB5IF, which yields MSGGRRKEESPQPQLANGALKVSVWSKVLRSDAAWEDKDEFLDVIYWFRQIIAVVLGVIWGVLPLRGFLGIAGFCLINAGVLYLYFSNYLQIDEEEYGGTWELTKEGFMTSFALFMVIWIIFYTAIHYD from the exons ATGAGCGGCGGGCGGCGGAAAGAGGAGTCGCCTCAGCCGCAGCTGGCCAACGGGGCCCTCAAAGTCTCTGTCTGGAGCAAAGTGCTGCGGAGCGATGCGGCCTGGGAGGACAAG GATGAATTTTTAGATGTAATCTACTGGTTCCGACAGATCATTGCTGTGGTCCTAGGTGTCATTTGGGGAGTGTTACCATTGCGAGGTTTCTTGGGAATAGCAGG ATTCTGCCTGATCAATGCAGGAGTCCTGTACCTGTACTTCAGCAACTACCTACAGATAGATGAGGAAGAATATGGCGGCACATGGGAGCTCACCAAAGAAGGGTTTATGACATCTTTTGCCTTGTTCATG GTCATTTGGATCATCTTTTACACTGCCATCCACTATGACTGA